A part of Thermus islandicus DSM 21543 genomic DNA contains:
- a CDS encoding thiolase family protein codes for MPEAWIVEAVRTPIGKHGGALASVRPDDLLAHALAALMERSGVPKEEVEDVYAGCANQAGEDNRNVARMALLLAGFPVEVAGCTVNRLCGSGLEAVAQAARSLWAGEGQVYIASGVESMSRAPYALPKPEKGFPTGNLVMYDTTLGWRFVNPRMQALYGTESMGETAENLAEMYGIGREEQDRFALLSHQKAVRAWDEGRFLDEVVPVPVKRGKEEAWVEVDEGPRRDTSLEKLLSLKPVFREGGTVTAGNASPLNDGAAAVLLVSDDYAKAHGLKPLARIRAIAVAGVPPRIMGIGPVPATRKALQRAGLSLQDLGLIELNEAFAAQSLAVLREWGLSMEDPRLNPNGGAIALGHPLGASGARILTTLVHEMRRRKVQFGLATMCIGVGQGIAMVVEGL; via the coding sequence ATGCCCGAAGCCTGGATCGTGGAAGCGGTGAGAACCCCCATCGGCAAGCACGGGGGGGCGCTGGCCTCGGTGCGCCCCGACGACCTCCTGGCCCACGCCCTCGCCGCCCTCATGGAGCGCTCAGGCGTCCCCAAGGAGGAGGTGGAGGACGTCTACGCCGGCTGCGCCAACCAAGCCGGAGAGGACAACCGCAACGTGGCCCGCATGGCCCTCCTCCTCGCGGGCTTCCCCGTGGAGGTGGCGGGGTGCACCGTGAACCGCCTCTGCGGCTCCGGCCTCGAGGCCGTGGCCCAGGCCGCAAGGAGCCTCTGGGCCGGCGAAGGCCAGGTCTACATCGCTAGCGGCGTGGAGTCCATGTCCCGCGCCCCCTACGCCCTCCCCAAGCCCGAAAAGGGCTTTCCCACCGGGAACCTCGTCATGTACGACACCACGTTGGGCTGGCGCTTCGTCAACCCCAGGATGCAGGCCCTCTACGGCACGGAGAGCATGGGGGAAACCGCCGAGAACCTGGCGGAGATGTACGGGATCGGCCGGGAAGAGCAGGACCGCTTCGCCCTCCTCTCCCATCAGAAGGCGGTGCGGGCCTGGGACGAGGGGCGCTTCCTTGACGAGGTGGTCCCGGTGCCGGTCAAGCGGGGGAAGGAGGAGGCCTGGGTGGAGGTGGACGAGGGCCCAAGGCGGGACACCTCCCTGGAGAAGCTCTTGAGCCTAAAGCCCGTCTTCCGCGAGGGAGGCACGGTGACCGCGGGGAACGCTAGCCCCCTAAACGACGGGGCGGCGGCGGTGCTCCTCGTTTCCGACGACTACGCCAAGGCCCACGGCCTGAAGCCCTTGGCCCGCATCCGCGCCATCGCCGTGGCCGGGGTGCCCCCTAGGATCATGGGCATCGGCCCGGTGCCCGCCACCAGGAAGGCGCTTCAGCGAGCGGGGCTAAGCCTACAGGACCTCGGCCTCATTGAGCTCAACGAGGCCTTCGCCGCACAGAGCCTGGCCGTGCTCCGGGAGTGGGGCCTTTCCATGGAGGACCCCAGGCTCAACCCCAACGGGGGGGCCATCGCCCTGGGCCACCCCTTGGGAGCCTCGGGGGCCCGGATCCTCACCACCCTGGTCCACGAGATGAGGCGGAGAAAGGTCCAGTTCGGCCTCGCCACCATGTGCATCGGGGTGGGCCAGGGCATCGCCATGGTGGTGGAGGGGCTTTAA